From a single Streptomyces sp. 1331.2 genomic region:
- the dapF gene encoding diaminopimelate epimerase — translation MSASSFPQGGLPFFKGHGTQNDFVIVPDPDGLLEIGPETVAALCDRRAGIGGDGLLRVVRSAADPAAAGMADRAEWFMDYRNSDGSIAEMCGNGLRVFARFLVETGLAKPGELAVATRSGVLTAKVAEAAEDGTPGDVTIDMGRARLPGPDGIEVAVGERRWPALNVNMGNPHAVAFVESLDHAGELRTAPLTSPEGVYPEGVNVEFVVDRGPRHVAMRVHERGSGETRSCGTGACAVAVAAIRRDGADPAVTGEAVAYTVDVLGGRLVITEHPDGRVEMTGPAVIVAEGRLDERWWASLSRS, via the coding sequence GTGAGCGCATCCTCCTTCCCGCAGGGCGGCCTTCCCTTCTTCAAGGGGCACGGCACCCAGAACGACTTCGTCATCGTCCCGGATCCGGACGGCCTGCTGGAGATCGGGCCCGAGACCGTCGCGGCGCTGTGCGACCGGCGGGCCGGGATCGGCGGGGACGGGCTGCTGCGGGTGGTGCGTTCCGCCGCCGACCCGGCCGCCGCGGGGATGGCCGACCGGGCCGAGTGGTTCATGGACTACCGCAACTCCGACGGCAGCATCGCCGAGATGTGCGGCAACGGGCTGCGGGTGTTCGCCCGCTTCCTGGTCGAGACCGGCCTGGCCAAGCCGGGGGAGCTGGCGGTCGCCACCCGTTCCGGGGTGCTCACCGCGAAGGTCGCCGAGGCTGCGGAGGACGGCACGCCCGGTGACGTCACCATCGACATGGGCCGCGCCCGGCTGCCCGGGCCGGACGGCATCGAGGTCGCGGTCGGCGAGCGGCGCTGGCCGGCCCTGAACGTCAACATGGGCAACCCGCACGCGGTGGCCTTCGTGGAGAGCCTGGACCACGCCGGCGAGCTGCGGACCGCGCCGCTCACCAGCCCCGAGGGCGTCTACCCCGAGGGCGTCAACGTCGAGTTCGTGGTGGACCGCGGACCGCGGCACGTGGCGATGCGGGTGCACGAGCGCGGCTCGGGCGAGACCCGGTCCTGCGGCACCGGCGCCTGCGCGGTCGCGGTGGCCGCGATCCGCCGGGACGGTGCCGACCCGGCCGTCACCGGCGAGGCCGTCGCGTACACCGTGGACGTGCTCGGCGGCCGACTGGTCATCACCGAGCACCCGGACGGCCGGGTGGAGATGACCGGCCCGGCGGTGATCGTGGCCGAGGGGCGGCTGGACGAGCGCTGGTGGGCGTCGCTGAGCCGGAGCTGA
- the miaA gene encoding tRNA (adenosine(37)-N6)-dimethylallyltransferase MiaA: MSSLRTPRVVSIVGATAAGKSDLAVAIARSLDGEVINTDSMQLYRGMDIGTAKLTTAERGGVPHHLLDVWDVTEAASVAEYQRLARAEIDRLLAAGRTPVLVGGSGLYVRAAIDEMEFPGTDPQVRARLEAELEQAGPYELHRRLAALDPAAAEAILTSNGRRIVRALEVIEITGQPFTANLPSNTAVYEAVQIGVAVPRPELDERITLRVDRMWEAGLLDEVRELEKAGLREGRTASRALGYQQVLDHFAGECTEDEARAETVRATKRFARRQESWFRRDDRIHWLSRPAGTDPVELLERSLELIDGQGVPAA; the protein is encoded by the coding sequence GTGAGCAGCCTCCGTACCCCGCGTGTCGTCTCGATCGTCGGCGCGACCGCCGCCGGCAAGTCCGACCTGGCCGTCGCCATCGCCCGCAGCCTCGACGGCGAGGTGATCAACACCGACTCGATGCAGCTGTACCGGGGCATGGACATCGGGACCGCCAAGCTCACCACGGCCGAGCGCGGCGGAGTGCCGCACCACCTGCTGGACGTGTGGGACGTCACCGAGGCCGCCAGCGTGGCCGAGTACCAGCGGCTGGCCCGGGCCGAGATCGACCGGCTGCTGGCCGCCGGGCGCACCCCCGTCCTGGTCGGCGGCTCCGGGCTGTACGTCCGGGCGGCGATCGACGAGATGGAGTTCCCCGGCACCGACCCGCAGGTGCGGGCCCGGCTGGAGGCCGAACTGGAGCAGGCCGGACCGTACGAACTGCACCGGCGGCTGGCCGCGCTGGACCCGGCGGCGGCCGAGGCGATCCTGACGAGCAACGGCCGCCGGATCGTCCGCGCGCTGGAGGTCATCGAGATCACCGGGCAGCCGTTCACCGCCAACCTGCCGAGCAACACCGCCGTGTACGAGGCCGTGCAGATCGGCGTCGCCGTGCCGCGCCCCGAGCTGGACGAGCGGATCACGCTGCGGGTCGACCGGATGTGGGAGGCCGGACTCCTCGACGAGGTGCGGGAGCTGGAGAAGGCAGGACTGCGGGAGGGCAGGACCGCCTCCCGGGCGCTCGGCTACCAGCAGGTGCTCGACCACTTCGCCGGCGAGTGCACCGAGGACGAGGCGCGGGCCGAGACCGTCCGGGCGACCAAGCGCTTCGCCCGCCGTCAGGAGTCCTGGTTCCGCCGGGACGACCGGATCCACTGGCTCTCCCGACCGGCCGGCACCGACCCCGTCGAGCTGCTGGAACGGTCCCTGGAACTGATCGACGGTCAGGGAGTTCCGGCCGCGTAG
- a CDS encoding antitoxin, producing the protein MGLMDNLKGKAEELKEKASELAGKHSEQIDNIVDKAGGAIDKATKGKYSEKIEHGTDRAKGAVDDFAHKPKPDGGGGQAPQS; encoded by the coding sequence ATGGGTCTGATGGACAACCTCAAGGGCAAGGCCGAGGAGCTCAAGGAGAAGGCCAGCGAACTCGCCGGCAAGCACAGCGAGCAGATCGACAACATCGTCGACAAGGCCGGCGGTGCGATCGACAAGGCGACCAAGGGCAAGTACAGCGAGAAGATCGAGCACGGCACCGACCGGGCCAAGGGCGCGGTCGACGACTTCGCCCACAAGCCGAAGCCGGACGGCGGCGGGGGCCAGGCCCCGCAGTCCTGA